One Methylomonas sp. LL1 DNA window includes the following coding sequences:
- a CDS encoding NAD-dependent epimerase — protein MKIMVTGTAGFIGNHLALRLLERGDEVIGIDNLNDYYDVNLKLARLARIKDHPNFTDLRLDIADRAGLEQAFKKHQPQKVVNLAAQAGVRYSIQNPHAYIDSNIVGFINILEGCRHHNVEHLVYASSSSVYGANEAMPFSVHDNVDHPLSLYAASKKANELMAHTYSNLYQLPTTGLRFFTVYGPWGRPDMALFLFTKAILAGEKIDVFNYGKHRRDFTYIDDIVEGVIRTLDHNAEPNPDWSGAKPDPGTSKAPWRVYNIGNQNPVELMAYIETLERFLGKTAEKNLLPLQPGDVPDTYADVEALVADVGYKPGTTIEQGIERFVTWYKGYYQV, from the coding sequence ATGAAAATCATGGTGACCGGCACCGCCGGTTTTATAGGCAATCATCTGGCTTTAAGACTGCTGGAGCGCGGCGACGAAGTCATCGGCATCGATAATCTGAACGACTACTACGACGTCAATTTAAAGCTCGCCCGCCTAGCCCGCATCAAGGACCACCCGAATTTCACCGACCTGCGGCTGGACATCGCCGACCGGGCCGGCTTGGAACAAGCCTTTAAAAAACACCAGCCGCAAAAAGTCGTCAATTTGGCCGCCCAGGCCGGCGTACGTTATTCGATACAAAATCCGCATGCCTATATCGACAGTAACATCGTCGGTTTCATCAATATTCTGGAAGGCTGCCGCCATCACAATGTCGAGCATCTGGTCTACGCCTCCAGCAGTTCGGTATACGGTGCCAACGAAGCCATGCCGTTTTCGGTACACGACAACGTCGACCACCCGCTGAGCCTATATGCGGCATCGAAAAAAGCCAACGAACTGATGGCGCACACCTACAGCAACTTGTATCAGTTGCCGACCACCGGATTGCGTTTCTTCACTGTTTACGGCCCGTGGGGGCGGCCGGACATGGCGCTGTTTTTGTTCACTAAAGCCATCCTGGCCGGCGAGAAGATCGATGTCTTCAACTACGGCAAACATCGCCGCGATTTCACCTACATCGACGACATCGTCGAAGGCGTGATTCGGACGCTGGATCACAATGCCGAACCCAACCCCGACTGGAGCGGCGCCAAACCCGATCCCGGCACCAGCAAGGCACCGTGGCGCGTGTATAACATCGGCAATCAGAATCCGGTGGAATTGATGGCGTATATCGAAACCCTGGAACGTTTCCTAGGCAAAACCGCCGAGAAAAACCTGTTGCCTCTGCAACCGGGCGACGTACCCGATACCTATGCCGATGTCGAGGCTCTGGTGGCGGATGTGGGTTATAAACCCGGCACCACTATCGAGCAAGGTATAGAACGTTTTGTGACTTGGTATAAAGGCTATTATCAAGTCTAA
- the tviB gene encoding Vi polysaccharide biosynthesis UDP-N-acetylglucosamine C-6 dehydrogenase TviB codes for MLNDIKIGMIGLGYVGLPLAVEFGHHYATVGFDVNQHRIAELRSGNDHTLEVSPEELAQATHLSYSANIEDIADCNVYIVTVPTPINQHKQPDLTPLEKASATLGKVIKAGDIVIYESTVYPGATEEVCVPILEKVSGLSFNKDFFVGYSPERINPGDKQHRVTNILKVTSGSTPEIAERVDQLYKSIITAGTHKASCIKVAEAAKVIENTQRDVNIALINELALIFNKLGIDTEEVLLAAGTKWNFLPFRPGLVGGHCIGVDPYYLTHKAQAIGYNPEVILSGRRINDGMGAYVVSQLIKLMLKKRIQVQDAKVLIMGLTFKENCPDIRNTRVVDIIAELKTYGINVDVYDPWVDGDETFEEYGIRPVENAIPGKYDAIILAVAHQEFKEMPIAEIRGLGKPQAIIYDLKYLFPADQTDARL; via the coding sequence ATGCTAAACGACATCAAAATCGGCATGATAGGCCTAGGCTATGTAGGCTTGCCGCTGGCCGTGGAATTTGGCCACCACTATGCCACGGTTGGCTTCGACGTCAATCAGCATCGTATCGCCGAATTACGTTCCGGTAACGATCATACGCTGGAAGTCAGCCCGGAAGAGCTGGCCCAAGCGACGCACTTGTCCTACAGCGCCAATATCGAAGACATCGCCGATTGCAACGTCTACATCGTCACGGTACCGACTCCGATCAACCAGCACAAACAACCGGACCTAACTCCGCTGGAAAAAGCCAGCGCGACACTGGGAAAGGTCATCAAGGCTGGCGACATCGTGATCTACGAATCCACCGTTTACCCAGGCGCCACCGAGGAAGTCTGTGTGCCGATTCTGGAGAAAGTTTCCGGCCTGAGCTTTAACAAGGACTTTTTCGTCGGCTACAGCCCGGAACGCATCAATCCCGGCGATAAACAGCACCGGGTCACCAATATTCTGAAAGTCACCTCCGGTTCGACGCCTGAAATCGCCGAAAGAGTCGATCAACTCTATAAAAGCATCATCACTGCCGGTACCCACAAGGCCAGTTGCATCAAGGTGGCCGAGGCCGCCAAGGTCATCGAAAACACTCAGCGCGACGTCAATATTGCGCTGATCAACGAATTGGCGCTGATTTTCAACAAATTGGGCATCGATACCGAGGAAGTCCTGCTAGCGGCGGGCACCAAATGGAATTTCCTGCCGTTTCGCCCCGGCCTGGTCGGCGGCCACTGCATAGGCGTCGATCCCTATTATTTGACTCACAAGGCCCAAGCCATAGGCTATAACCCGGAAGTGATTTTGTCGGGCCGCCGGATCAACGACGGCATGGGCGCCTATGTGGTATCGCAATTGATCAAGCTGATGCTGAAAAAGCGCATCCAGGTGCAAGACGCCAAGGTGTTGATCATGGGCCTGACCTTCAAGGAAAACTGCCCCGATATCCGCAACACCCGAGTAGTCGACATCATCGCGGAATTGAAAACCTATGGCATCAACGTCGACGTCTACGACCCTTGGGTCGATGGCGACGAAACCTTCGAGGAATACGGCATACGCCCGGTCGAAAATGCAATTCCCGGTAAATATGACGCCATCATCCTGGCCGTCGCCCATCAGGAATTCAAGGAAATGCCGATCGCCGAAATTAGAGGCTTAGGTAAACCGCAAGCGATTATCTACGACTTGAAATATCTGTTTCCCGCCGATCAAACCGATGCGAGGCTGTAA
- a CDS encoding TetR/AcrR family transcriptional regulator has protein sequence MEQELELETTPNKLLSQDEVLQASLKLFAQKGYFNTSLTDIKDAVGLKTTSGIYQFFKTKQAIAQTLRENILDSLSISIDDIRRRNRKSSEQLREIVDLLFKLTDDAPEIIQFLLFVKAEDFLPESVALLDTAAFNKIKRIVQNGIKEGEIRSIDPMLAYCYFFGIINQTLAMVLNGSLPKSADSYQSQAWLTAWGCIVKK, from the coding sequence ATGGAACAAGAATTAGAATTAGAAACAACCCCCAATAAACTCCTTAGCCAAGACGAAGTTTTACAGGCCTCCTTAAAACTATTCGCCCAAAAAGGTTATTTCAATACGTCCTTGACTGATATCAAAGATGCCGTGGGCCTGAAAACCACCAGCGGTATTTATCAGTTTTTCAAGACCAAACAGGCTATTGCCCAGACCCTGCGTGAAAATATACTCGATAGCTTAAGTATCTCGATCGACGATATTCGCCGCAGGAACCGCAAGTCTTCCGAACAACTTCGAGAAATCGTCGATCTGCTGTTTAAATTGACCGATGACGCGCCTGAAATCATTCAGTTTTTACTGTTCGTAAAAGCCGAGGATTTCCTGCCCGAATCGGTCGCCTTATTGGACACCGCCGCTTTCAACAAGATCAAGCGTATCGTGCAAAACGGCATTAAGGAAGGCGAAATCAGGTCCATAGACCCTATGCTGGCTTACTGTTATTTTTTCGGCATCATCAACCAAACCCTGGCGATGGTGTTGAATGGCTCGTTGCCGAAATCGGCCGACAGTTATCAATCCCAAGCTTGGCTGACAGCCTGGGGATGCATCGTTAAAAAATAA
- the pgsA gene encoding CDP-diacylglycerol--glycerol-3-phosphate 3-phosphatidyltransferase, whose protein sequence is MAVKFNLPTNLTLLRIALIPLLAIVFYLPWEYSRIASTAIFMFAGLTDWLDGYLARKLNLETAFGAFLDPVADKLMVAFVLVLVVQAEASPWLAIPSAVIIGREITIASLREWMAEIGQRAKVKVSQLGKWKTTAQMAALALLLYRDDLFGLPINQMGYWLLYLSAVLTLWSMVNYLIAALSTITE, encoded by the coding sequence ATGGCAGTTAAATTTAATTTACCCACAAACCTGACATTACTACGGATTGCCTTGATTCCCTTGTTGGCAATCGTGTTTTATTTACCGTGGGAATACAGCAGAATTGCCAGCACCGCTATTTTCATGTTCGCCGGATTGACCGACTGGTTGGACGGTTATCTGGCGCGAAAATTAAACCTGGAAACCGCTTTTGGCGCTTTTCTGGACCCGGTCGCCGACAAGTTGATGGTAGCTTTCGTGTTGGTTTTGGTGGTGCAAGCCGAGGCCAGTCCCTGGCTTGCCATCCCCTCTGCCGTGATTATCGGCCGGGAAATCACGATTGCCTCGCTCAGAGAATGGATGGCCGAAATCGGTCAGCGTGCCAAGGTCAAGGTCTCGCAACTGGGAAAATGGAAAACCACCGCGCAAATGGCGGCCCTCGCCCTGCTGTTATATCGGGATGATTTGTTTGGCTTGCCAATCAATCAGATGGGTTACTGGCTGTTATACTTGTCAGCGGTCTTAACGTTATGGTCGATGGTGAATTATCTTATCGCCGCGCTTTCAACCATTACAGAATAA
- the uvrC gene encoding excinuclease ABC subunit UvrC, whose translation MNDEVAPAEFDIKAFLKTLTQRPGIYKMIDAKGEIIYIGKAKNLKNRVSSYFRKQAAPPKQTAMVAKVAAIEVTVTHTEGEALLLESQLIKRHKPRYNISLRDDKSYPYVFISSFHDFPQLSYHRGAKKRKGKYFGPYPSASAVKETLKLLQKIFPVRQCEDSYYNARSRPCLQHQIERCTAPCVGLISKQQYQADVDSTILFLEGQGGKLIDQLVHKMETAAGKLEFEQAAAYRDQIQRLRAVLEKHFVEGEKGDVDIVACAAKADMACVQVFFIRNGQNLGNRQFFPKMGGDNDPSAILQAFISQYYLDKTVPHELIVSHPLPETALLIEVLSSQAKHNVGISPNVRGERQKWLQMAITNADNALAAKLADKQGLCGRFLSLQQELACSEVPKRLECFDISHTQGEQTVASCVVFDREGPVKSDYRRFNIEGVTGGDDYAAIHQAVFRRFKRQKQGEHPAPDILLIDGGKGQVAAAQKALAELQINNVMIVGVSKGPDRKAGMEKIILPNREQPLDVTPGASALLLIQHIRDEAHRFAITGHRQRRGKAKNQSALEEIAGLGPKRRQVLLKQFGGLQGVSGAGVDALASIEGISRQLAQRIYDTFHHQDGS comes from the coding sequence ATGAACGACGAAGTTGCGCCAGCCGAGTTTGACATCAAAGCCTTTTTAAAGACCCTGACCCAGCGGCCGGGCATCTATAAGATGATCGACGCCAAGGGTGAGATCATTTATATAGGCAAGGCCAAGAACCTCAAGAACCGCGTCTCCAGCTATTTCCGCAAGCAAGCGGCTCCGCCGAAACAGACGGCTATGGTGGCGAAAGTGGCTGCTATCGAAGTCACCGTCACCCATACCGAAGGCGAAGCCTTGCTGTTGGAAAGCCAGCTGATCAAACGCCACAAGCCGCGTTACAACATCAGCCTGCGCGACGATAAATCCTATCCTTATGTATTCATCTCCAGTTTTCACGACTTTCCGCAACTGTCGTACCATCGCGGCGCCAAGAAGCGTAAGGGCAAATATTTCGGCCCCTACCCCAGCGCCAGCGCGGTCAAGGAAACCTTGAAGCTGCTGCAGAAAATCTTTCCGGTACGCCAATGCGAGGACTCCTATTACAACGCTCGCTCTCGGCCCTGTTTGCAACATCAGATCGAACGTTGCACCGCGCCTTGCGTGGGTTTGATCAGCAAGCAGCAATACCAGGCCGATGTCGACAGCACCATTCTGTTTTTGGAAGGCCAGGGCGGCAAGTTGATCGATCAACTGGTGCATAAAATGGAGACGGCAGCCGGCAAACTGGAGTTTGAGCAGGCCGCCGCCTATCGGGATCAGATTCAACGCCTACGGGCGGTGCTGGAAAAACATTTCGTCGAGGGCGAAAAAGGTGATGTCGATATTGTGGCTTGCGCCGCCAAGGCCGATATGGCTTGCGTGCAGGTATTTTTCATCCGCAACGGTCAGAATCTGGGCAACCGGCAATTTTTTCCTAAAATGGGCGGCGACAACGATCCGAGCGCGATTTTGCAGGCCTTCATCAGCCAGTATTATCTGGATAAAACAGTCCCGCACGAATTGATCGTCAGTCATCCGCTACCGGAAACCGCGTTATTGATCGAGGTGTTAAGCAGCCAGGCCAAACACAATGTTGGTATCAGTCCGAACGTGCGAGGCGAACGTCAAAAATGGCTGCAGATGGCCATTACCAACGCCGACAATGCGTTGGCCGCCAAACTGGCCGACAAACAAGGCTTGTGCGGGCGTTTTCTAAGTCTGCAACAAGAGCTGGCCTGTTCCGAGGTGCCGAAACGGTTGGAATGTTTCGACATCAGCCACACCCAGGGCGAACAAACCGTGGCCTCCTGTGTGGTGTTCGACCGCGAAGGCCCTGTTAAATCCGATTATCGGCGCTTCAATATCGAAGGCGTCACCGGCGGCGACGATTATGCGGCGATTCATCAGGCCGTTTTCCGCCGCTTTAAACGTCAAAAACAGGGCGAGCACCCCGCCCCGGATATTTTGCTGATCGACGGCGGCAAGGGCCAGGTCGCTGCCGCCCAAAAGGCGTTGGCGGAATTGCAGATAAACAATGTTATGATAGTCGGCGTTTCGAAAGGACCGGACCGAAAGGCCGGCATGGAGAAGATTATATTGCCGAACCGGGAGCAACCGCTGGATGTAACACCAGGCGCCAGCGCCCTGCTGTTGATTCAGCATATCAGGGATGAAGCCCACCGGTTTGCCATCACCGGACACCGGCAGCGGCGCGGAAAGGCCAAAAACCAATCCGCGTTGGAAGAGATAGCGGGCTTGGGACCGAAACGGCGCCAGGTTTTGCTGAAACAGTTTGGTGGCTTACAAGGCGTATCCGGCGCGGGCGTCGATGCACTAGCCAGCATAGAGGGTATTAGTCGACAATTGGCGCAACGAATTTACGATACATTTCACCATCAAGATGGCAGTTAA
- a CDS encoding uracil-DNA glycosylase, whose product MSHSSYFNQDCRSCPRLADFLDDVKQKHPDYHARPVAPFGDPQAKLLIVGLAPGMHGANASGRPFTGDYAGLLLYQALYDFGFSNQLQSTSLTDGLQLTNARITNAVKCLPPQNKPTGDEIKQCNPYLAKELETLPEKSVILALGNIAHQAVLRAYGLKATAAKFGHHKFYDLPDGNKLVSSYHCSRYNVQTKRLSMEMLAAVFADIRGLLAG is encoded by the coding sequence ATGTCCCATTCATCCTATTTCAACCAAGATTGCCGGTCATGCCCCCGTCTGGCCGATTTCCTAGACGACGTTAAACAAAAACACCCCGACTATCACGCCCGCCCGGTAGCCCCCTTCGGCGATCCGCAAGCTAAACTATTAATCGTCGGCCTGGCGCCCGGCATGCACGGCGCCAATGCCAGCGGCCGGCCGTTTACCGGCGATTATGCCGGCCTGTTGCTGTATCAAGCTTTGTACGATTTCGGCTTCAGCAACCAGTTGCAATCGACCAGCTTGACTGACGGCTTGCAACTGACCAATGCCAGAATCACCAACGCCGTGAAATGCCTGCCGCCGCAAAACAAACCGACCGGCGACGAGATCAAGCAATGCAATCCTTATCTGGCAAAGGAACTCGAAACATTACCGGAAAAGTCGGTGATTCTGGCCTTGGGTAACATCGCCCATCAGGCGGTATTACGCGCCTACGGCTTGAAGGCTACAGCCGCCAAGTTCGGCCACCATAAGTTCTACGACTTGCCGGACGGCAACAAACTGGTCAGTTCTTACCATTGCAGCCGCTACAACGTACAGACCAAACGCCTGAGCATGGAGATGCTGGCGGCGGTGTTTGCCGACATTCGGGGCTTACTGGCAGGATAG
- the pnp gene encoding polyribonucleotide nucleotidyltransferase — MNPIRKQFQYGDRLVTLETGEIARQANGAVMIDVDGTSLLVTVVGKKEAAGGDFFPLTVNYQEKAFAAGKIPGGFFKREGRPSENETLISRLIDRPIRPLFPEGFTNEVQIIATVVSLNPEVDTEIPALLGASAALAISGLPFNGPLGAACVGYKDGQYLLNPSLPALKESSLQLVVAGTQHAVLMVESEADLLSEEVMLGAVLFGHEQMQVAIKAINELAAEVGTPALPWTPVETNSELKAAVIAEAEAGIKAAYQVAEKLVRQDTLSAIRSDVVEKLTADGLYNEKDIRNVIEHLEYDIVRGAILNDRKRIDGRDLTTVRPISIRTGVLPRTHGSALFTRGETQAMVVATLGTERDAQIIDALSGEYKDPFMLHYNFPPYSVGETGFVGSPKRREIGHGRLAKRGVLAVLPNMAEFPYVIRVVSEITESNGSSSMASVCGSSLALMDAGVPIKAPVAGIAMGLIKEGDQFAVLSDILGDEDHLGDMDFKVAGSENGVTALQMDIKIDGITAEIMKVALDQAKQGRLHILGEMNKALSATREEMSDFAPRIITFKIDPAKIREVIGKGGVTIRAITEQTGASIDLTDDGVVNVASVDRAAGEEARRMIEEITAEVEVGKVYEGKVVRLMDFGAFVTILPGKDGLVHISQISDERVEKVSDKLSEGDMVRVKVLEIDRQGRVRLSMKDTDSE, encoded by the coding sequence GTGAATCCTATCAGGAAACAATTTCAGTACGGCGATCGTCTCGTCACGTTAGAAACCGGTGAAATTGCCCGCCAAGCCAATGGCGCGGTAATGATCGATGTCGATGGCACCTCTTTACTGGTGACTGTTGTTGGCAAAAAAGAAGCGGCTGGCGGAGATTTTTTCCCGCTCACCGTCAACTATCAGGAAAAAGCATTCGCGGCCGGCAAGATTCCCGGCGGCTTCTTCAAACGCGAAGGCCGTCCCAGCGAAAACGAAACCCTGATTTCCCGCCTGATCGACCGGCCTATCCGCCCATTGTTTCCCGAAGGCTTCACTAACGAAGTACAGATTATCGCTACCGTAGTCTCGCTGAATCCTGAAGTGGACACCGAGATTCCCGCACTGTTGGGGGCGTCTGCCGCTCTGGCCATATCCGGCCTACCGTTCAACGGCCCATTGGGCGCGGCCTGCGTCGGTTATAAAGACGGCCAATATTTACTGAACCCTTCTTTGCCTGCATTGAAGGAATCCAGCTTGCAGCTGGTCGTCGCCGGGACACAACACGCGGTGTTGATGGTCGAATCCGAAGCCGATTTGCTATCGGAAGAAGTCATGTTGGGCGCGGTCTTGTTCGGCCACGAACAAATGCAAGTCGCCATCAAGGCCATTAACGAACTGGCCGCCGAAGTCGGCACCCCTGCCCTGCCCTGGACGCCGGTCGAAACCAATAGCGAACTAAAGGCCGCCGTTATCGCCGAAGCCGAAGCCGGCATCAAGGCCGCTTACCAAGTCGCGGAAAAATTGGTCAGACAAGATACACTCAGCGCCATCCGTAGCGACGTGGTCGAAAAATTGACCGCCGACGGCTTGTACAACGAAAAAGACATCCGCAACGTCATCGAACATCTGGAATACGACATCGTTCGCGGTGCGATTTTGAATGATCGTAAACGTATCGACGGCCGCGACCTGACCACCGTCAGACCGATCAGCATCAGAACCGGCGTCCTGCCCAGAACCCACGGTTCCGCACTGTTCACCCGCGGCGAAACTCAAGCCATGGTCGTTGCCACGCTGGGTACCGAACGCGATGCGCAAATCATCGACGCGCTGTCCGGCGAATACAAAGACCCGTTCATGCTGCACTACAACTTTCCTCCGTACAGCGTGGGCGAAACCGGCTTCGTCGGCTCGCCGAAACGCCGCGAAATCGGTCACGGCCGTCTGGCGAAACGCGGCGTATTGGCCGTACTGCCTAACATGGCGGAATTCCCTTACGTGATCCGCGTGGTTTCTGAAATCACCGAATCCAACGGCTCCAGCTCCATGGCTTCCGTCTGCGGCAGCAGCTTGGCGCTGATGGATGCCGGCGTGCCTATCAAAGCACCGGTTGCCGGCATCGCGATGGGCCTGATCAAGGAAGGCGACCAGTTCGCCGTGTTGTCCGACATCCTGGGTGACGAAGATCACCTGGGCGACATGGACTTTAAAGTGGCCGGTTCCGAAAACGGCGTCACCGCGCTGCAAATGGACATCAAGATCGACGGCATCACCGCCGAAATCATGAAAGTCGCGCTGGACCAAGCCAAACAAGGCCGCCTGCACATCCTGGGCGAAATGAACAAAGCCTTGTCCGCAACCCGCGAAGAAATGTCCGATTTCGCGCCGCGCATCATCACCTTCAAAATCGACCCAGCGAAAATCCGCGAAGTCATCGGCAAGGGCGGCGTGACGATACGCGCCATTACCGAACAAACCGGCGCCAGCATCGATTTGACCGACGACGGCGTGGTCAATGTGGCTTCCGTCGACAGAGCGGCGGGCGAAGAAGCCAGACGTATGATCGAGGAAATCACCGCCGAAGTCGAAGTGGGTAAAGTCTACGAAGGCAAAGTGGTGCGTTTGATGGACTTCGGCGCATTCGTCACCATCCTGCCTGGCAAGGACGGTTTGGTGCATATTTCGCAAATCTCCGACGAGCGCGTTGAGAAAGTCAGCGACAAGCTGTCCGAAGGCGATATGGTTCGGGTTAAAGTGCTGGAAATTGACCGTCAAGGGCGGGTAAGATTGAGCATGAAGGATACCGATAGCGAGTAA
- the rpsO gene encoding 30S ribosomal protein S15, with translation MALTAEQKKAVVEEYRLSDSDTGSTEVQVALLTANINQLTPHFAANKKDNHSRRGLLRMVNQRRKLLDYLKNTDVARYRSLIERLGIRK, from the coding sequence ATGGCATTAACCGCAGAACAAAAGAAAGCAGTCGTCGAAGAATATCGTTTGTCCGATTCCGACACCGGCTCCACCGAAGTACAGGTTGCTTTATTGACCGCCAATATCAATCAGTTGACTCCGCACTTTGCCGCCAACAAAAAAGATAACCACTCACGCCGTGGTTTATTGCGCATGGTTAACCAACGCCGCAAGCTGCTGGATTACCTGAAGAATACCGACGTGGCGCGCTATCGCTCACTGATCGAGCGTCTAGGCATCCGTAAGTAA
- the truB gene encoding tRNA pseudouridine(55) synthase TruB has product MAKRKSGRDIHGIVLLDKRLGISSNKALQEVRRLLNANKAGHTGSLDPLATGLLPLCFGEATKVSALMLDDDKRYQVTLQLGVMTDTGDSEGTVIREMPVPTFSEADLQVYLQRFTGVIDQVPPMYSALKHQGKKLYELAREGKTVDRQARRITIYALHLLDFDQDRITLDVSCSKGTYIRSLAEDLGLAMGSCATVTALRRTAAGMFNIEQAYTWEQLQAMNESELLSNLIAVDAPLSQIPAISLSPEQASHINHGQPIRISGLTPGAVRMYHDQTFLGLGEILLDDKLAPKKIFNLSHQVV; this is encoded by the coding sequence ATGGCAAAACGCAAGTCCGGGCGCGATATTCATGGCATCGTATTGCTCGACAAGCGCCTAGGAATCTCGTCGAACAAAGCTCTACAGGAAGTCAGACGCCTGCTGAACGCCAATAAGGCCGGCCATACCGGCAGCCTCGACCCGTTGGCAACCGGCTTGCTGCCACTATGCTTTGGCGAGGCCACCAAGGTTTCGGCATTGATGCTGGATGACGACAAGCGCTATCAAGTCACGCTGCAACTGGGCGTGATGACCGATACCGGCGATAGCGAAGGCACTGTCATTCGCGAAATGCCGGTGCCGACGTTTTCAGAAGCCGATTTACAGGTCTATTTACAGCGCTTTACCGGCGTTATCGACCAGGTGCCGCCGATGTATTCGGCCTTGAAACATCAAGGCAAAAAACTGTATGAGCTGGCGCGGGAAGGCAAAACCGTCGACAGACAAGCCCGACGCATCACGATTTATGCCTTGCATCTGCTCGATTTCGATCAAGATCGAATCACGCTGGATGTCAGTTGTTCAAAAGGCACCTATATCCGCTCACTAGCGGAAGATTTAGGGCTAGCCATGGGTAGCTGCGCCACGGTAACCGCATTGCGCCGAACTGCGGCCGGCATGTTCAATATCGAGCAAGCTTACACATGGGAACAATTGCAAGCCATGAACGAATCGGAATTGTTGAGCAACCTGATCGCGGTCGATGCGCCTTTAAGCCAAATCCCGGCCATTTCGTTATCGCCGGAACAGGCCAGTCATATCAACCATGGCCAGCCGATTCGAATCAGCGGCCTTACACCCGGCGCCGTGCGCATGTATCACGATCAAACCTTTTTGGGGTTGGGAGAAATCCTTTTGGATGATAAACTAGCGCCGAAAAAAATATTTAACCTGAGCCATCAAGTTGTTTGA
- the rbfA gene encoding 30S ribosome-binding factor RbfA: MPKEFGRSQRVASQMQKELAEILQREVHDQRLGFITVNEVVLSKDLAVAKIYITVLNAQDEAGKQANVKVLNEISPFIRHELAKRMRLRHISELHFHYDHSFDTGMRVSELLHELDDLKDTGTGVAPETPARDD, translated from the coding sequence ATGCCTAAAGAGTTTGGCCGCAGCCAGCGCGTCGCGTCACAGATGCAAAAAGAGCTGGCCGAAATCCTGCAACGAGAGGTACACGACCAACGCCTGGGATTCATCACCGTCAACGAAGTGGTGTTATCCAAGGATTTGGCGGTGGCCAAGATCTATATCACCGTACTGAATGCGCAGGATGAGGCCGGCAAGCAAGCCAATGTGAAGGTGTTGAATGAAATTTCGCCGTTCATTCGCCATGAGTTGGCGAAAAGAATGCGTCTGCGCCACATTTCGGAGCTGCATTTTCATTACGACCATTCGTTCGATACCGGCATGCGCGTTTCCGAATTGCTGCACGAACTGGACGACTTGAAAGATACCGGCACTGGAGTTGCTCCCGAGACGCCGGCGCGGGACGACTGA